From Erigeron canadensis isolate Cc75 chromosome 8, C_canadensis_v1, whole genome shotgun sequence, one genomic window encodes:
- the LOC122580305 gene encoding receptor-like cytosolic serine/threonine-protein kinase RBK2 yields the protein MEKERHDTISPRDVSEACSRNVDDSSSSDVDEPRDEKVSQPRSRWLKFFKLWKKSFTKRVPSLPPAAPKSSRTKTLNSTQHPDVNLCHLESSWKIFTLEELKYATDNFSEEKVIGRGGFANVYKGCLDDGRLVAVKRLNRGTTEEQIIGFLSEIGTIAHVNHPNTATLIGYGIEGGTHLVMELSPHGNLGSLLRGAKEKLNWGARYKIIHGTANGLLYLHENCQRRIIHRDIKADNILLMENFEPQICDFGLATWLPKEWSHHNVSKFEGTFGYFAPEYFMHGIVDEKIDVFSYGVLVLELITGRQALDDSQRSLVLWAKPLMEANEIRELVDPSLGDDYDHEEMERVILAASLCIELTPVLRPRMSQVVMLLRRDYDPKGSTTQQKKQAFQRTYSEELMDAQEYNSTKTLNNMPRV from the exons ATGGAAAAGGAAAGACATGATACTATTTCTCCCAGAGATGTTTCAGAAGCCTGTTCACGAAATGTGGATGACTCAAGTTCGAGTGACGTTGATGAACCAAGAGATGAAAAGGTTTCACAACCACGGTCACGTTGGttaaagttttttaaattatgGAAGAAAAGTTTTACCAAGAGGGTACCATCCTTGCCACCTGCGGCACCTAAGTCATCAAGAACAAAAACCTTGAATTCTACACAACACCCAGATGTAAATTTATGTCATCTCGAATCTTCATGGAAAATCTTTACACTTGAAGAGCTTAAATATGCAACAGACAATTTTAGCGAGG AGAAAGTGATCGGAAGGGGAGGTTTTGCTAATGTTTACAAGGGTTGTTTGGACGATGGAAGGTTGGTGGCAGTAAAACGACTCAATAGAGGGACCACAGAAGAGCAAATAATAGGATTTCTTTCGGAGATTGGAACCATAGCTCACGTAAACCATCCTAATACAGCTACATTGATAGGGTATGGAATAGAAGGGGGAACACATCTCGTTATGGAGTTATCTCCCCATGGAAATTTAGGATCTCTATTGCGAG GTGCAAAAGAGAAACTAAATTGGGGGGCAAGATATAAGATTATACATGGAACAGCTAATGGCTTGTTATATCTTCATGAGAATTGTCAAAGGAGAATTATACATAGGGATATTAAGGCAGATAACATTCTTCTTATGGAGAACTTCGAACCACAG ATATGTGATTTTGGTCTTGCTACATGGCTACCAAAAGAGTGGAGTCATcataatgtatcaaaatttGAAGGCACATTTGG ATATTTTGCTCCAGAGTACTTTATGCATGGGATAGTAGACGAGAAAATCGATGTCTTTTCTTACGGTGTACTAGTTTTGGAACTTATAACCGGGCGTCAAGCTTTAGATGATTCACAAAGAAGTCTTGTACTTTGG GCCAAACCATTAATGGAAGCTAATGAAATAAGAGAACTAGTTGATCCTTCTCTTGGCGATGATTATGACCATGAGGAAATGGAACGTGTAATTTTGGCAGCTTCCTTATGTATCGAACTCACTCCTGTTCTCCGTCCTCGAATGAGTCAG GTTGTGATGCTATTAAGACGCGATTATGATCCCAAAGGTTCGACAACTCAACAGAAAAAACAAGCATTTCAAAGAACTTATTCAGAAGAGCTTATGGATGCTCAAGAGTACAATTCAACAAAGACTCTTAATAATATGCCTCGAGTGTGA
- the LOC122578203 gene encoding autophagy-related protein 18h, whose amino-acid sequence MRRNQNKANNNLPIDNKHHDISSNNNGGVIPNSFRFISSYIKTVSSNVRSAGDSSDELRKDQVLYSCFDRLELSPSIIKNVLLLGYTNGFQVLDVDDGSKFSELVSTRDDPVTFLQIQPTPEETEGIEGFKMSHPLLLVVASETTNLSGPSHNERDESQMEDSMYSPRAVRFYSMRSHSYVHVLRFRSTVYMVRCSPRIVAVGLASQIYCFDALTLENKFSVLTYPISQLGGQGLSGINIGFGPMAVGPRWLAYASNNPLLSNTGRLSPQNLSPSPGVSPSTSPSSGSLMARYAMESSKQLASGLINLGDMSYRTLSKYCHEYLPDSSSSSVSLNVSRKAGRAVSHSTDNANAGMVVIKDFVSRAVVSQFRAHASPISALCFDPSGTLLVTASVHGNNINVFRILPTSTQNESGSQSFNWNSAHVHLYKLHRGMTSAVIQDICFSQYSQWIAIVSSRGTCHIFLLSPFGGETGIQLQKSKIKGQALSAFVAVPWWSTSSFMKDQSLSQPPPAAITLSVVSRIKNVNLGWINTVSSAASGKTSVPPGVIAAMFHSSVCRNSESAVSTGETLEHLLVYTPSGYVIQYELLPSTGREEGESSLSMGSASHVQTQDEDLRVKVEPIQWWDVCRRSDWPEKEEFIGGATPGRHNSLETVMTNSDDEDSKRQERSRWYLSHAEVQMRSVRVPVWQKSKIYFYVMDPQFCGKLNDGGEVDIETIPVNEVEVRQKDLLPVFDSSGAVYPGWSDARVFAAGRYSASSSNIGSSDEKFFQDSSVSRGSPAHAELQNSEQMERQISYPILALTVNKNDGENRLSSFNGVNDVLPSGLDEIMNSPSPVDNAIAPGATVDRGIQSSESVVTSDTSNPGSNRSDLSMNIVDEVQMHKDMLEFGHDFNEEYRKPSTEKESFKHGEMTDADGNNSRHQRNKSEDDGDSDDMLGGVFAFSEE is encoded by the exons ATGAGGAGAAACCAAAACAAAGCTAATAACAATCTTCCTATTGATAATAAACATCATGATATCAGCAGTAATAATAATGGCGGCGTAATCCCTAattcttttagatttatttctTCTTATATTAAGACTGTTTCTTCTAACGTCAGGTCTGCCGGCGATTCTTCCGATGAACTTCGCAAAGatcag GTTTTGTATTCTTGCTTTGATAGACTAGAGCTTAGTCCATCAATTATCAAGAATGTACTCCTACTTGGGTACACAAATGGTTTTCAAGTCCTTGATGTTGACGATGGTTCTAAGTTTAGTGAACTGGTTTCAACTCGTGACGATCCCGTCACATTTCTACAAATACAGCCTACACCTGAAGAGACTGAGGGTATTGAGGGATTTAAAATGTCACACCCTTTGCTATTGGTTGTGGCTAGTGAAACGACGAATCTTTCGGGTCCATCACACAATGAGAGAGACGAATCTCAGATGGAAGATTCCATGTATTCTCCCAGGGCTGTTCGGTTTTACTCAATGAGGTCACACAGTTATGTTCACGTCTTGCGGTTCCGGTCAACTGTGTACATGGTTAGATGCAGCCCACGAATAGTGGCCGTAGGTCTTGCTTCCCAA ATATATTGTTTCGATGCACTTACCCTTGAAAACAAGTTTAGTGTGCTCACATATCCAATATCACAACTGGGAGGACAAGGACTATCCGGGATTAACATTGGCTTTGGGCCAATGGCTGTGGGGCCTAGATGGTTGGCTTATGCTTCCAATAATCCATTGTTGTCAAACACAGGACGCTTAAGTCCTCAAAATTTGAGCCCTTCTCCAGGTGTAAGTCCTTCAACCTCACCTAGTAGTGGAAGTTTAATGGCTCGATATGCCATGGAGTCCAGCAAGCAGTTGGCTAGTGGCCTTATAAATCTGGGAGACATGAGCTACCGAACCTTGTCAAAGTATTGTCATGAATACCTCCCTGATAGTTCCAGCTCTTCAGTTTCATTAAACGTCAGCCGGAAAGCTGGTAGGGCAGTATCTCATTCCACTGATAATGCCAATGCTGGAATG GTTGTGATTAAAGATTTCGTATCTCGGGCCGTTGTTTCACAATTTAGGGCACATGCAAGTCCCATATCTGCACTATGTTTTGATCCAAGTGGGACTCTTTTGGTCACTGCATCAGTACATGGGAATAATATCAACGTTTTCCGTATTCTTCCTACCTCAACACAAAATGAATCAGGCAGCCAAAGTTTTAATTGGAATTCTGCTCATGTTCATCTTTACAAGCTCCATCGTGGCATGACTTCTGCT GTGATACAAGACATTTGTTTTAGTCAATATAGTCAATGGATAGCCATAGTTTCATCTAGGGGTACATGCCATATTTTCTTATTATCTCCTTTTGGTGGCGAGACTGGTATTCAATTgcaaaaatccaaaataaaagGTCAAGCACTCTCAGCTTTTGTAGCAGTACCTTGGTGGTCGACTTCATCTTTCATGAAAGATCAATCACTATCACAACCACCTCCAGCAGCCATCACTCTGTCTGTGGTTAGCagaataaaaaatgttaatctTGGGTGGATTAATACGGTAAGCAGTGCTGCATCTGGAAAAACATCTGTGCCACCTGGCGTTATTGCTGCCATGTTCCATAGCTCTGTTTGTCGAAATTCGGAATCTGCTGTCTCAACTGGGGAAACCTTAGAGCACCTCTTGGTGTATACTCCATCGGGCTATGTTATACAATATGAGTTGTTGCCTTCTACAGGGAGAGAGGAAGGTGAATCATCTTTGAGTATGGGGTCAGCCTCACATGTACAGACCCAAGATGAAGACTTGCGTGTTAAAGTTGAACCCATTCAGTGGTGGGATGTTTGCCGAAGAAGTGATTGGCCAGAAAAAGAGGAGTTTATTGGTGGGGCTACTCCTGGTAGACACAACTCTCTAGAAACTGTCATGACTAattctgatgatgaagacaGTAAACGCCAAGAACGATCCCGTTGGTATCTTTCTCATGCTGAAGTGCAAATGAGGTCCGTGAGGGTGCCCGTTTGGCAAAAGTCCAAG ATATATTTCTATGTGATGGACCCACAATTTTGTGGAAAGCTAAATGATGGTGGAGAGGTTGATATTGAAACGATCCCAGTGAATGAAGTTGAAGTAAGGCAGAAAGACTTGCTTCCCGTTTTCGACAGCTCTGGTGCAGTTTATCCTGGTTGGAGTGATGCCCG aGTCTTTGCTGCTGGTAGATATTCTGCTTCATCTTCCAACATTGGTAGCAGTGACGAAAAGTTTTTTCAAGATTCCAGTGTATCCCGTG GATCACCGGCGCATGCAGAGTTACAAAACTCAGAACAGATGGAACGACAGATATCTTATCCTATTCTTGCTTTAActgtaaataaaaatgatggCGAGAATAGGCTAAGTTCTTTTAATGGAGTTAATGATGTGCTACCATCTGGTCTTGATGAAATCATGAATTCTCCATCCCCTGTTGACAACGCAATTGCTCCTGGTGCAACTGTTGATAGAGGGATTCAATCTTCAGAAAGCGTTGTGACTAGCGACACTTCAAATCCAGGTTCTAATCGTTCTGACTTGAGTATGAatattgttgatgaagttcAGATGCATAAAGACATGTTAGAGTTTGGACATGATTTTAATGAAGAGTACCGCAAACCATCAACTGAGAAGGAAAGTTTTAAACATGGAGAAATGACTGATGCTGATGGTAATAATAGCCGCCATCAGAGGAACAAGTCCGAGGATGATGGTGACAGTGACGATATGCTTGGAGGGGTGTTCGCGTTCTCTGAAGAAT GA